A stretch of Mycobacterium sp. ITM-2016-00316 DNA encodes these proteins:
- a CDS encoding nuclear transport factor 2 family protein, protein MTGAHMDQFRAERDIERALIQFARAMDYHDWDGMSEILSADAVGDFGTGPLQGSNTIIEMIRGFLDNCGPTQHLIGNVLVDVDVDGDRAVSRAYVQDLHVSRSNPELTFHTLGDYHDRWERRDGRWRLVERIKDNRATVGSLDVFAAEELTAKRNTRVDP, encoded by the coding sequence ATGACGGGCGCACACATGGACCAGTTCCGTGCTGAACGCGACATCGAACGGGCGTTGATCCAGTTCGCGCGTGCAATGGACTATCACGACTGGGATGGGATGTCGGAAATTCTGTCCGCCGATGCCGTCGGTGATTTCGGCACCGGTCCGCTGCAGGGCAGCAACACCATCATCGAGATGATTCGAGGATTCCTCGACAACTGTGGCCCTACCCAACACCTGATCGGGAACGTGCTCGTCGACGTCGACGTCGATGGTGACCGTGCCGTCAGTCGGGCGTATGTGCAGGATCTCCATGTTTCACGCAGCAATCCGGAATTGACGTTCCATACCCTTGGCGACTACCACGATCGCTGGGAGCGCCGGGACGGACGCTGGCGACTGGTGGAGCGCATCAAGGACAACCGCGCCACGGTGGGATCGCTTGACGTTTTTGCCGCCGAAGAGCTCACGGCCAAACGCAACACGAGGGTGGATCCGTGA
- a CDS encoding alpha/beta fold hydrolase, giving the protein MTVDYRETQREVRTPSGVLRYHEAGDGPPLLLLHGSGPGVTGWRNYRGNLAVFAEHFRCLVLEFPGFGVSDDFGGHPMIDAQSSVVQFADALDLERVDIIGNSMGGGVGINFAINHPDRISKLVTIGGIGTNIFTPGPSEGIRLLQEFTEDPTRQRLVDWLNSMVYDPALVTEELIEERYALATDPPTLEAARRMYGKSAFAAMMAMMRSADFPMPWAVMHKVAAPTLLTWGRDDRVSPLDMALIPLRTIPNAEFHVFPNCGHWVMIEAKEAFERTALSFLTEVSA; this is encoded by the coding sequence ATGACTGTCGATTACCGCGAAACCCAACGTGAAGTCCGCACTCCCTCCGGCGTGCTGCGCTACCACGAGGCCGGAGACGGTCCCCCGCTGCTGCTGTTGCACGGTTCGGGACCCGGCGTCACGGGGTGGCGCAACTACCGCGGCAACCTTGCCGTCTTCGCAGAGCACTTCCGCTGTCTGGTACTCGAGTTCCCCGGCTTCGGTGTCAGCGATGACTTCGGAGGTCACCCGATGATCGACGCGCAGTCATCGGTGGTGCAGTTCGCCGATGCACTGGACCTGGAACGGGTTGACATCATCGGCAATTCGATGGGTGGCGGTGTCGGGATCAACTTCGCCATCAACCACCCCGACCGGATCTCCAAGCTGGTGACCATCGGCGGCATCGGCACCAATATCTTCACCCCAGGCCCGAGTGAGGGGATTCGACTGCTCCAGGAGTTCACCGAGGACCCTACCCGGCAGCGCCTCGTGGACTGGCTGAACTCGATGGTGTACGACCCGGCTCTGGTCACCGAGGAACTCATCGAGGAACGCTATGCCCTGGCCACGGATCCCCCGACCCTGGAGGCGGCGCGGCGCATGTACGGCAAGTCGGCGTTCGCCGCGATGATGGCGATGATGCGCAGCGCCGATTTCCCGATGCCGTGGGCCGTCATGCACAAGGTGGCCGCGCCGACCCTGCTGACCTGGGGGCGCGATGACAGGGTCAGCCCGCTGGACATGGCGTTGATACCCCTGCGCACCATTCCCAATGCCGAGTTCCACGTGTTTCCCAACTGCGGACACTGGGTCATGATCGAAGCCAAGGAGGCGTTCGAACGAACGGCGCTGTCATTCCTGACCGAGGTCAGCGCCTAG
- a CDS encoding MFS transporter — translation MGDVVAPGSAGLRRVALSSLLGTAIEYYDFLVYGTMSALAFGLVFFPESNPAVATIAAFGTLAAGYVARPVGGILFGHFGDRLGRKSMLVLTMVLMGTASFLIGLLPTFAAVGVAAPILLVVLRVIQGVAIGGEWAGATLIVTEHAEAHRRGFWNGLMQMGSPIGSLLSVAVVTVITLLPDDSFLSWGWRIPFLVSVLLLAIGIYVRISISESPVFEAARKDVAERGPRLPVLDILRNPRTLVLACAAGIGPFALTALISTYMISYATAIGYERTDVMTALIFTSLTGLVAIPLCSALSDHVGRRPVILAGAVAIMLYAWPFYVLVDTRSHVYLTTAMVIAQLIQSMMFAPLGALLSEMFGTEVRYTGASMGYQLAALLGAGFTPLAASALLADGVTRVPLVVLAAGCGLITAVAIWRIRETRGSDLTAVGRVT, via the coding sequence ATGGGGGATGTCGTTGCGCCCGGCTCTGCCGGGCTTCGCCGGGTGGCGCTGTCCAGCTTGCTGGGAACGGCTATCGAGTATTACGACTTCTTGGTCTACGGCACCATGAGCGCGCTGGCTTTCGGCTTGGTGTTTTTTCCCGAGTCCAATCCCGCGGTGGCCACCATCGCCGCATTCGGCACGTTGGCGGCAGGATACGTGGCCAGACCGGTCGGCGGAATTCTGTTCGGGCACTTCGGTGATCGCCTGGGGCGCAAATCGATGCTGGTACTCACGATGGTGCTCATGGGTACGGCCAGCTTCCTCATCGGTCTACTGCCCACCTTCGCTGCGGTCGGCGTGGCGGCACCGATCCTGCTGGTGGTGCTGCGGGTCATCCAAGGGGTGGCGATCGGAGGGGAGTGGGCGGGGGCGACACTCATCGTGACCGAACACGCCGAGGCGCACCGACGCGGGTTCTGGAACGGCCTCATGCAGATGGGGTCGCCGATCGGGTCCCTGCTTTCGGTTGCCGTCGTCACGGTGATCACGTTGCTTCCCGACGACTCCTTTCTGTCCTGGGGTTGGCGTATTCCCTTTCTGGTCAGTGTGTTGTTGCTGGCGATCGGGATCTATGTGCGGATATCGATCAGTGAAAGCCCCGTGTTCGAGGCGGCGAGGAAGGACGTCGCCGAACGCGGACCACGGCTACCGGTTCTCGACATCCTGCGGAATCCGCGGACGCTCGTCCTTGCCTGTGCGGCGGGCATCGGCCCATTCGCACTGACGGCGTTGATCAGCACGTACATGATCAGCTATGCGACCGCGATCGGCTACGAACGCACCGATGTGATGACGGCGCTGATTTTCACATCGTTGACCGGGCTGGTAGCGATCCCGCTATGTTCGGCCCTGTCTGATCATGTGGGCCGCCGGCCGGTCATCCTGGCCGGCGCAGTCGCCATCATGCTGTACGCGTGGCCGTTCTACGTGTTGGTCGACACACGATCCCACGTGTATCTGACCACGGCGATGGTGATCGCTCAGCTGATCCAGTCCATGATGTTTGCCCCGCTGGGAGCCCTGTTGTCCGAGATGTTCGGAACTGAAGTCCGCTACACCGGAGCCTCTATGGGCTACCAGCTCGCCGCGCTGTTGGGGGCGGGGTTCACTCCGCTGGCCGCCAGCGCGCTACTCGCTGATGGGGTTACGCGCGTGCCCTTGGTCGTCCTGGCCGCGGGGTGCGGTCTGATCACCGCGGTCGCGATATGGCGTATCAGGGAGACCAGAGGATCTGATCTGACGGCCGTGGGCAGGGTGACGTGA
- a CDS encoding SDR family oxidoreductase codes for MGRAVTEKLMAAGHSVIGVDLKDADVIADLSTPAGRCAAADAVLERCGGVLDGAVLAAGLGPIPGRQRLIAQVNYFGVVELLTALRPALARVGTAKVVVVASNSTTTTPLVPRRAVRAFAAGDADKALRAVRLFGKHSAAMIYAASKIAVARWVRRQAVTGAWAGAGIRLNAIAPGAVMTPLLAEQLADPTEAKAIKAFPVPVGGYGDPGHLADWMLFMLSASADFLCGSVIFVDGGSDAYFRPDSWPAALPTRSLPRYALRFLSHARSRR; via the coding sequence ATGGGCCGCGCGGTGACCGAGAAGTTGATGGCGGCAGGCCATTCCGTGATCGGGGTCGATCTCAAGGACGCCGATGTCATCGCCGATCTGTCGACTCCCGCAGGGAGGTGCGCCGCGGCTGATGCGGTGCTGGAACGCTGCGGCGGCGTTCTCGACGGTGCCGTGCTGGCCGCCGGACTGGGGCCGATACCGGGTCGCCAGCGACTGATCGCCCAGGTGAACTACTTCGGTGTGGTGGAGTTGCTGACCGCGCTGAGGCCGGCCCTGGCGCGTGTCGGCACCGCCAAGGTGGTCGTGGTCGCGAGCAACTCGACCACCACGACACCGTTGGTGCCGCGTCGGGCCGTGCGCGCGTTCGCCGCAGGCGACGCCGACAAGGCGCTGCGGGCGGTGCGCTTGTTCGGCAAGCACTCGGCCGCGATGATCTATGCGGCATCCAAAATTGCGGTGGCGCGATGGGTGCGCAGGCAGGCCGTGACCGGCGCGTGGGCCGGTGCGGGAATCCGTCTCAACGCCATCGCGCCCGGGGCCGTCATGACCCCACTGCTGGCCGAACAACTCGCCGATCCGACTGAAGCCAAGGCGATCAAGGCTTTTCCGGTCCCGGTCGGCGGTTACGGCGATCCCGGTCACCTGGCCGACTGGATGCTGTTCATGCTTTCCGCTTCTGCTGATTTCCTTTGTGGCAGCGTGATTTTCGTCGACGGCGGCTCGGACGCCTACTTCCGACCGGACTCCTGGCCGGCCGCGCTGCCGACCAGGAGCCTGCCACGTTATGCGCTGCGTTTTCTCTCACACGCCAGGTCTAGGCGCTGA
- a CDS encoding NAD(P)/FAD-dependent oxidoreductase — MGAGFGGLYALHKFRGQGLTVRVFEAAPEVGGTWYFNRYPGARCDVESLDYCYSFSDELQQEWTWTEKYATQREILEYIKWVADRLDLRSGITFDTRVVSTVLDEDTLRWTVRTDTGEVITARFVVMATGPLSSALTPDIPGLDTFAGATYHTAHWPHEGVDFTGKRVAVIGTGSSGVQSIPLIAEQASQLYVFQRTPNYSVPAGNRPLTTDEIAEAKATYDERRRKSWRSGGGSPHVAHPKLTMEATPQERRAAFERRWELGGVLFSKTFSDQMINLEANEEARKFYEGKIRAVIDDPAVADLLIPNDHPIGTKRICTDTDYFETFNRSNVELISVRASPIETIDETGIATSERHYDIDALVLATGFDAMTGTLAKIEIVGRDGERLVDDWAAGPRTYLGLGVDGFPNLFMVSGPGAPAVLANMVLHAEAHINWISDAIAYLDSHGYTAIEATADAVDNWIAECNQRAAATLFPQANSWYMGANVPGKPRVFMLFIGGFATYLGICAEVANAGYKGFNLVKAS; from the coding sequence GTGGGCGCCGGCTTCGGCGGGCTGTACGCGCTGCACAAGTTCCGCGGTCAGGGCCTGACCGTCCGTGTCTTCGAAGCTGCCCCCGAGGTGGGCGGCACCTGGTACTTCAATCGGTACCCCGGTGCCCGATGCGATGTGGAGAGCCTCGACTACTGCTACTCGTTCTCCGATGAGCTCCAACAGGAGTGGACGTGGACCGAGAAGTACGCCACCCAGCGCGAGATTCTCGAGTACATCAAATGGGTCGCCGACCGTCTCGATCTTCGATCGGGTATCACCTTCGATACGCGCGTCGTCTCCACTGTCCTCGACGAGGACACCCTGCGGTGGACGGTGCGTACCGACACCGGTGAGGTGATCACGGCCCGCTTCGTCGTGATGGCGACCGGGCCGCTGTCCTCGGCGCTCACGCCCGACATCCCCGGCCTGGATACCTTCGCCGGTGCGACCTATCACACCGCGCACTGGCCGCACGAGGGCGTGGATTTCACCGGTAAGCGAGTCGCGGTCATCGGGACCGGATCTTCAGGCGTCCAGTCGATTCCCCTGATCGCCGAGCAGGCATCGCAGCTTTACGTATTTCAGCGCACACCGAATTACAGTGTCCCGGCCGGGAATCGACCGCTTACCACCGACGAGATCGCCGAGGCGAAGGCCACCTACGACGAGCGGCGCCGCAAGTCCTGGCGAAGCGGTGGCGGATCACCGCACGTCGCGCACCCGAAACTCACCATGGAAGCCACGCCGCAGGAGCGTCGAGCGGCCTTCGAGAGGCGGTGGGAGCTCGGTGGCGTGCTGTTCTCCAAGACGTTCAGCGACCAGATGATCAACCTCGAAGCCAACGAGGAGGCGCGCAAGTTCTACGAGGGCAAGATTCGTGCCGTCATCGACGATCCCGCGGTCGCCGACCTGCTCATCCCGAACGACCACCCCATCGGGACAAAGCGAATCTGCACGGACACCGACTACTTCGAGACCTTCAATCGGTCCAACGTGGAATTGATCAGCGTCCGTGCCTCGCCGATAGAAACCATCGACGAAACCGGCATCGCCACCTCAGAACGTCACTACGACATCGACGCGCTGGTGCTCGCGACGGGGTTCGATGCGATGACCGGAACCCTGGCGAAGATCGAGATCGTGGGTCGCGACGGTGAGCGACTGGTGGACGACTGGGCAGCCGGACCCCGGACGTACCTGGGTTTGGGTGTTGACGGATTCCCGAACCTCTTCATGGTCTCGGGACCCGGTGCTCCCGCAGTGCTGGCGAACATGGTGCTGCACGCCGAGGCTCACATCAACTGGATCTCGGATGCGATCGCCTACCTGGACTCGCACGGTTATACGGCCATCGAGGCCACTGCCGATGCCGTGGACAACTGGATCGCCGAATGCAATCAGCGTGCCGCGGCGACGCTGTTCCCGCAAGCCAACTCGTGGTACATGGGCGCAAACGTGCCGGGCAAGCCGAGAGTTTTCATGCTCTTCATCGGGGGCTTCGCGACCTACCTCGGTATCTGCGCAGAAGTGGCGAACGCCGGCTACAAGGGCTTCAATCTGGTCAAGGCATCCTAG
- the dmpG gene encoding 4-hydroxy-2-oxovalerate aldolase, translating to MSGTGEIFFNPVWDVRMTDTSLRDGSHHKRHQFSTDEVRSIVAALDAAGVPVIEVTHGDGLGGSSFNYGFSKTPEQELIKLAAQTAKDAKIAFLMLPGVGTKEDIKEAQNNGGEICRIATHCTEADVSIQHFGLARELGLETVGFLMMSHTISPEKLAAQARIMADAGCQCVYVVDSAGALVLDQVADRVAALVAELGDDAQVGFHGHENLGLGVANSIEAVRAGAKQIDGSTRRFGAGAGNAPVEAMIGVFDKIGVKTGIDFFEIADAAEEVVAPAMPAECLLDRNALIMGYSGVYSSFLKHAIRQSERYGVPAHQLLHRAGQRKLIGGQEDQLIDIALEIKREQEAAATT from the coding sequence ATGAGCGGCACAGGCGAGATCTTCTTCAACCCGGTGTGGGATGTCCGGATGACCGACACGTCGTTGCGTGACGGGTCTCATCACAAGCGCCACCAGTTCAGCACCGATGAGGTGCGCTCGATCGTCGCGGCGCTGGATGCGGCGGGGGTGCCGGTCATCGAGGTGACCCATGGTGATGGGTTGGGTGGATCGAGCTTCAACTACGGGTTCTCGAAAACTCCTGAGCAGGAACTGATCAAGCTCGCGGCGCAGACGGCCAAGGACGCCAAGATCGCCTTTTTGATGCTGCCCGGTGTGGGCACCAAGGAGGACATCAAGGAGGCGCAGAACAATGGTGGTGAGATCTGCCGGATCGCCACGCATTGCACCGAGGCCGATGTGTCGATCCAGCATTTCGGGTTGGCCCGCGAGCTCGGGTTGGAGACGGTCGGGTTTTTGATGATGAGTCACACCATCTCCCCGGAGAAGCTGGCCGCGCAGGCTCGGATCATGGCCGATGCGGGTTGTCAGTGCGTGTATGTGGTGGATTCGGCGGGTGCGTTGGTGCTCGACCAGGTCGCTGATCGGGTGGCCGCGCTGGTCGCCGAGCTCGGTGATGACGCCCAGGTCGGTTTTCACGGGCACGAGAATCTCGGCCTGGGGGTGGCCAACAGCATCGAGGCGGTGCGTGCGGGGGCCAAGCAGATCGACGGCAGTACCCGCCGGTTCGGTGCTGGTGCGGGTAATGCGCCGGTGGAGGCGATGATCGGGGTGTTCGACAAGATCGGGGTGAAGACCGGTATCGATTTCTTCGAGATCGCCGATGCCGCCGAAGAGGTCGTGGCCCCGGCGATGCCCGCGGAATGCCTGTTGGACCGTAACGCGCTGATCATGGGGTATTCGGGGGTGTATTCCAGTTTCCTCAAGCACGCCATCCGCCAGTCCGAGCGCTACGGTGTGCCGGCGCATCAGTTGTTGCACCGCGCCGGGCAACGCAAACTGATCGGCGGCCAGGAAGACCAACTCATCGACATCGCCCTGGAGATCAAACGCGAACAAGAGGCCGCCGCCACAACATAG
- a CDS encoding TetR/AcrR family transcriptional regulator has product MPNTNNVAILSAIADPGDVCALSPIRHRRRSSIVTAALALAVDGYDAVALRVVADRAGVATGTVYQYFSSKDDLLMACFHRWIVTSELAFHHEMALVADPAARLHRVVHRMTESLCAAGAFADAVSRAYLCADQAANANAERARDALSRVFADIDNSDGTPRSPRDVSSLFADCWVMNVLSVVHGRVTVEELHRRLTRTASVLMVSTAAASESARRGG; this is encoded by the coding sequence GTGCCCAACACCAACAATGTCGCCATCCTCAGCGCAATTGCCGACCCCGGCGACGTATGCGCGCTGAGCCCGATACGGCATCGCCGCCGCAGCAGTATCGTGACAGCTGCGCTTGCCCTTGCCGTCGATGGCTACGACGCCGTGGCACTGCGGGTGGTCGCGGATCGAGCCGGAGTCGCCACTGGCACCGTTTATCAGTACTTTTCGTCCAAAGATGATCTGCTGATGGCGTGCTTTCACCGCTGGATAGTCACGAGCGAACTCGCGTTCCATCACGAAATGGCGCTCGTTGCCGACCCGGCCGCGCGATTGCATCGCGTCGTTCACCGCATGACCGAATCACTTTGTGCCGCAGGCGCATTTGCCGATGCCGTGTCTCGCGCCTACCTGTGTGCCGATCAGGCAGCCAATGCCAACGCCGAGCGGGCTCGCGATGCGCTCAGTCGGGTCTTTGCCGACATCGACAATTCGGATGGAACACCGAGGTCACCGCGTGACGTCAGTAGTCTGTTTGCCGACTGCTGGGTGATGAACGTCCTTTCGGTTGTCCACGGTCGAGTCACCGTCGAGGAACTACATCGACGGTTGACCCGCACCGCGTCGGTCTTGATGGTCAGCACTGCGGCTGCGAGCGAGAGCGCCCGCCGCGGCGGCTGA
- a CDS encoding NAD(P)H-binding protein yields MTSKRTRVFLTGAAGNWGRFALNEFRSRADRFDVVALVLPTPGDTASIRDYEGMPNLEVRFGDLTDYAAVESCVRGADFVVHLGGIVSPVGDDDPELAQRVNVGSMRNIVRAVYAQPDPSSIGVIGIGTVAQTGDRNPPHHWGRIGDPLRCAHFDGYGQSKIEAEKVLVDSGLQKWVWLRQTGIFHPGMLAIRDPIMTHSPFGGVMEWVSAEDSARLVANLCEDEVTSQVWCDIYNIGGGVDWRLTNWELQTRMTAAIGVRDVRKWYDRNWFATQNFHGQWYTDSDDLERLVPFRGGTFDAALACAVAGNPSLKIAGKMPPWVVKNLFLKPLTVKPRGTMAFIRSDDEAHVNAYFGSRRQWSEIGDWSTFWPPRPSRVPARLDHGYDETKDTAEWNASDYASVADFRGGQLVSTEVVVGDVTTALSWRCAEGHEFDGSPKLVLRGGHWCPQCVRDTHSYRRQAERNHFLAQLEVSPTPAIEQQPSAN; encoded by the coding sequence GTGACTTCGAAGCGCACCCGGGTGTTCTTGACCGGTGCGGCAGGCAATTGGGGTCGATTTGCGCTGAATGAGTTCCGTTCCCGCGCCGATAGATTCGACGTCGTGGCGTTGGTGTTGCCGACGCCGGGCGATACCGCGTCGATACGGGACTACGAGGGCATGCCGAACCTTGAGGTGCGCTTCGGCGATCTGACCGACTACGCGGCGGTCGAATCCTGCGTACGTGGCGCGGACTTCGTCGTGCACCTGGGCGGCATCGTTTCGCCTGTCGGCGACGATGATCCCGAACTGGCCCAGCGGGTCAACGTGGGTAGTATGCGCAACATTGTGCGGGCTGTATACGCCCAACCAGACCCGTCGTCGATCGGTGTCATCGGCATAGGCACCGTGGCCCAGACCGGCGATCGCAATCCGCCCCATCACTGGGGACGCATCGGAGATCCGTTGCGGTGCGCGCATTTCGATGGCTACGGGCAAAGCAAGATCGAGGCCGAGAAGGTTCTGGTCGACTCCGGCCTGCAGAAATGGGTCTGGCTGCGCCAGACGGGCATCTTTCATCCCGGCATGCTGGCCATCCGTGATCCGATCATGACACATTCTCCCTTCGGCGGTGTGATGGAATGGGTTTCGGCCGAGGACTCCGCGCGTTTGGTGGCCAACCTCTGCGAGGACGAGGTGACTTCGCAGGTGTGGTGCGACATCTACAACATCGGCGGGGGCGTCGACTGGCGGCTGACGAACTGGGAGCTCCAGACCCGGATGACGGCAGCGATCGGTGTACGTGATGTCCGCAAGTGGTATGACCGCAACTGGTTTGCGACGCAGAACTTCCACGGTCAGTGGTACACGGACTCGGACGACCTTGAGAGGCTCGTGCCTTTCCGAGGGGGAACCTTCGATGCCGCCCTGGCGTGTGCGGTCGCCGGGAATCCGTCGTTGAAGATCGCCGGCAAGATGCCGCCGTGGGTGGTCAAGAACCTCTTTCTCAAACCGCTGACGGTGAAGCCGCGCGGTACCATGGCCTTCATCAGGTCCGATGACGAGGCGCATGTCAATGCCTACTTCGGATCGCGACGGCAATGGTCCGAGATCGGGGACTGGAGCACCTTCTGGCCGCCGCGACCCAGCCGGGTTCCGGCTCGGCTCGATCACGGTTACGACGAAACCAAAGACACCGCTGAGTGGAATGCCTCCGACTATGCCTCGGTGGCAGACTTCCGCGGCGGACAACTTGTCTCCACGGAGGTGGTGGTCGGCGATGTCACCACTGCGCTGAGTTGGCGGTGCGCCGAGGGGCACGAGTTCGACGGTAGTCCGAAGCTGGTGCTTCGAGGCGGGCATTGGTGTCCGCAATGCGTACGGGACACCCACAGCTATCGCCGGCAGGCCGAGCGCAATCATTTTCTGGCACAACTGGAGGTGTCACCGACACCCGCCATCGAACAGCAACCCAGCGCCAACTAG
- a CDS encoding acetaldehyde dehydrogenase (acetylating), translating to MAEKLSVAIVGSGNISTDLLYKLLRSEWLEPRWMIGIDPASEGLARARKLGLETSHEGVDWLLGQSERPDIVFEATSAYVHRDAAPRYAEAGITAIDLTPAAVGPGVIPPANLRAHLDAPNVNMVTCGGQATIPMVYAVSRVVDVSYAEIVASVSSASAGPGTRANIDEFTKTTSAGVRDIGGARSGKAIIILNPADPPMIMRDTIFCAIPEDADHDAITASIKEVVAEVQTYVPGYRLLNEPQFDEPTVFNGGNHLVTTFVEVEGAGDYLPPYAGNLDIMTAAATKVGEEIARERVSAGTGVQA from the coding sequence ATGGCTGAGAAGTTGAGTGTTGCGATTGTGGGGTCGGGCAATATCAGCACCGATCTGCTGTACAAGTTGTTGCGTTCGGAGTGGCTGGAGCCGCGTTGGATGATCGGGATCGATCCGGCGTCTGAGGGTCTGGCCCGTGCCCGCAAGCTTGGGTTGGAGACCTCCCATGAGGGGGTGGATTGGCTGCTGGGCCAGTCCGAGCGTCCCGATATCGTGTTCGAGGCGACCAGTGCTTATGTGCATCGTGATGCCGCGCCGCGGTATGCCGAGGCGGGGATCACCGCGATCGATCTGACGCCTGCGGCGGTGGGGCCGGGGGTGATTCCGCCGGCGAATCTGCGGGCGCATCTGGATGCGCCGAATGTGAACATGGTGACCTGTGGTGGGCAGGCGACCATCCCGATGGTGTATGCGGTGTCTCGGGTGGTGGATGTGTCCTATGCCGAGATCGTGGCATCGGTGTCGAGTGCTTCGGCGGGTCCGGGGACGCGGGCCAATATCGATGAGTTCACCAAGACCACCAGTGCGGGTGTGCGCGATATCGGTGGGGCGCGCTCGGGTAAGGCGATCATCATCTTGAACCCGGCGGATCCGCCGATGATCATGCGCGACACCATTTTCTGCGCGATCCCCGAGGACGCCGATCATGACGCGATCACCGCGTCGATCAAGGAGGTCGTGGCCGAGGTGCAGACCTACGTGCCCGGCTACCGGCTGCTCAATGAGCCGCAGTTCGACGAGCCGACGGTGTTCAACGGCGGCAACCACCTGGTCACCACGTTCGTCGAGGTGGAGGGCGCCGGGGATTACCTGCCGCCCTATGCCGGCAATCTGGACATCATGACCGCGGCGGCGACCAAGGTGGGCGAGGAAATCGCCCGCGAACGAGTTTCAGCAGGGACAGGGGTGCAGGCATGA
- a CDS encoding ferredoxin--NADP reductase — protein sequence MTDVDPDTRTTSGTRSALLTVTEIIDESHDAKSLVFTVPDEHRDRFDYRPGQFLTLRIPSDRTGSVARCYSLASSPHTDDAPKVTVKRTLDGYGSNWLCDNASVGDTIEVLPPSGLFTPKDLDSDFLLWAAGSGITPVMSILKSVLVAGTGRVVLCYANRDERSVIFAAELRELAAKFAGRLTVLHWLESIQGLPTRTQLAGFARMFTDFQSFICGPAPFMAVVKDSLTEVGVPRECIHLEVFQSLSGDPFDETPVEDMSQAGEAAEADISIDGEVHSLRWPMAHKLVDVMLAAGIDVPFSCREGNCGSCAATLVDGEVDLGNTAILEEEDIADGLFLACQACPLSAKVIVEF from the coding sequence ATGACCGATGTCGACCCCGACACCCGTACCACCAGCGGAACCCGATCCGCACTGCTGACCGTCACCGAGATCATCGACGAGAGCCATGACGCGAAGTCACTGGTGTTCACCGTTCCCGACGAGCACCGGGACCGGTTCGACTACCGCCCGGGACAGTTCCTCACCCTGCGGATTCCGAGCGACCGCACCGGTTCGGTCGCTCGTTGCTACTCCCTGGCCAGTTCACCACACACCGATGACGCACCCAAAGTGACGGTGAAGCGGACGCTCGACGGCTACGGATCGAACTGGCTCTGTGACAACGCTTCCGTGGGCGACACCATCGAGGTGTTACCGCCCTCAGGGCTGTTCACGCCGAAGGACCTGGACTCCGATTTCCTGCTGTGGGCGGCGGGCAGTGGCATCACCCCGGTGATGTCGATCCTGAAGTCGGTGCTGGTGGCCGGCACCGGCCGGGTGGTCCTCTGTTATGCCAACCGCGACGAACGTTCGGTGATTTTCGCGGCCGAGCTCCGCGAACTGGCCGCGAAGTTCGCCGGCCGGCTGACCGTATTGCACTGGCTGGAGTCCATCCAGGGCCTGCCCACCCGAACCCAATTGGCCGGGTTCGCCCGGATGTTCACCGACTTCCAATCGTTCATCTGTGGGCCCGCACCGTTCATGGCGGTGGTCAAGGACTCTCTCACCGAGGTCGGCGTCCCCCGTGAGTGCATCCATCTGGAGGTGTTCCAGTCGCTGTCGGGTGATCCGTTCGACGAGACCCCGGTCGAAGACATGTCCCAAGCGGGCGAGGCGGCCGAGGCAGATATCTCGATCGACGGTGAGGTGCACTCGCTGCGCTGGCCGATGGCCCACAAATTGGTGGATGTCATGCTGGCAGCCGGAATCGACGTCCCGTTCTCCTGCCGCGAGGGCAACTGTGGGTCTTGTGCGGCAACGCTGGTGGACGGCGAAGTAGACCTGGGCAACACCGCGATCCTGGAAGAGGAGGACATCGCCGACGGCTTGTTCCTGGCCTGTCAGGCGTGCCCGCTCTCGGCCAAGGTGATCGTCGAGTTCTGA